From Bacillota bacterium LX-D:
TTAGAGTCCTACGTCAGTAATTTAACTTCCGCTGAATTAGCTGCTTTAGGTTTAAATCCTGAAGAAAAGCAGGATTATCTTGACCAAATTAAATCTTTTGTTGCAGACGTAAAAGCCAATGGGGCAGACTATAAAAAAGATTTTGCTGCCACTTTGGAAAGTGCTGAATTTAAAGATGCCGCCAATTCCCTGAAGGGAACTTCTTTTACCTCCAACTTAGAAAAAAAAGCAGATGATTCTATTCAAAGTAATCTAACAGCAGTGCTTAAATTTGCTGATCCAGAAAGGGATGAAGCTTTTGGACTAACAATGGAAAGCAAAAATAACGTCAAAGCTATACAATCTGTTAGTGTCCAAGCTCCTAAAAAAAATGTTTTAACTTTACAAAATTTAATTAAAAGAACAACTAAGACTATGCATATCTATTTAAAAAACGGTGTCTATACCTTTAGCACCGGAGGCACTACTACTGCCAATAAAATGAGCTGTAAAGTAATCGATGGTTCTACCTACTTGCCCATGCGCCAGATTGCCGAAACCTTCGGTGAAGAAGTAGGCTGGGATCAAAGACAGAATAAAGCATTTATTATCCGTTATGGCGAAGAGGTTCCAGTTACCGGCAAAATCTTCAACGGCCGGACATTTGTGAAAATTAGAGAGTTTGAAAAAGTAGATTATCGCATTTCCTGGGAGAAAAAGACTAATAAAGCTACAATAATTAAACCTTCTGATTTTCAATTATAAAAAGCTGTTGAAAAATTAAGTTTTTAACAAGGTGTAATGGTTATCAAAAAGGCTTATTTATAAGTAAGCTAGATAACCATTACACTATTATATAGCGATTCCCTTGCCGTACAACTGTCACCTTCCGGTTGCTTCTGCAATAAACACTTCCTTTATCGATTTGCCTGCCTAAAATCGCCGCTCTCAATTCTCTACAGCAATATTAAAGGTCTAGCCTCCTGTCCAAGTCTGCTACAACTTTTAAGCTGCAGCAAAAAGCAGTTCCTTCTATCTTCCCCCTTCCCCTTATCCCTATACATATTTTGGCAATATATTTTTAGCAGGTATCCTCCTAAATAAGGTAGAATATATAAAAACAAATTTTAGCCATAGGTGAAAAATATGACAACTAAAATAAAAATTTTAATTATTGATGATGACCCAAATATATGTCAACTGCTAAACTTATATCTGCAAAGGGAAAACTATACAGTCTTCTTAGCTCACGACGGCAGCACCGGCCTAAAAATGCTTCGAGAAATTAAACCAGATTTATTACTGCTAGACCTCATGTTGCCTAACATTAGTGGTTGGGAGCTGTGTAAACTAATTCGGGAGGAAAGCAATATCCCGATTATTATGTTGACTGCTAAAGATTCTAGTGAAGATAAAGTTAAGGGACTAGACTTAGGAGCAGACGATTATGTAGTTAAGCCCTTTGATCCCAACGAAGTATTAGCTCGTGTCAGAGCCCGTTTACGTCAAAATGTTAATCACTCAAATAACCCTGCTGAACAGGAAACAATCTTAGGGGATTTGGTGGTGAACATGTATAAGTATGAAGTCATTTTCCAAGGGAAGAAAATTTCCCTAACTCCAAAGGAAATTCAGCTTTTAAATTACTTCATCGCTAATCAAGGAATTGTTGTTTCCCGGGAACAAATTTTAGAAAAAGTTTGGGGTTATGCCTATGCAGGAGAAACCAGAACGGTGGATATGCATGTGCGGAATTTACGGGAAAAATTCAGCGGAAGTAACCATTGGCAGATTAAAACTGTTTATGGTGTAGGGTATAAATTAGAGGTTATAAATGTTTAAACATGTTTTTACTAAATTATTATTTACCTATACTGCTATTATTTTAGGCACAGTTGTGCTCTTAGCAGGCAGTTTATCTTATTTTTTCAACTTTTACTTTTTTAATCAAAAACAAAACACGCTGCTTAAAGCAGGTCAACAAGTGCAGAAGATTGTTTTAGACTCTAAAGCACAAAAAATTACGGCTGGAGAAATGTACAGAGCAATTAATAATTTAGGCTATATTACAGACAGCAGAATTTATGTTTTAGATAGTGCCAGATTAAAAAATTCTGATCCTACCAAGGCCGGCTCTTTAGCCAAAGATTTACAGCAAATTCTGCAAGGTAAAACAATTATTCATCAAAAACATTTTGTTAATGACCAGCAAAGATATGTTGTATTCGTGGGCATGCCAATTAAACTAAGCCAGGCCAGCACCGGAATTGTGCTTTTATTTTCCCCTGTGGAAAAATTAAATTTAGCTCTACATCAAATATATACCTTAATCTGGGGAACAGCTTGTTTTTCCGTTTTAGCCGGAACCCTGATTATTCTGTTTATTTCCTGGAGAATTTCTCGCCCCATTAAAAATATTCAGCAGTCTGCTGTCCGGCTGGCAGAAGGATTTAATACCAAAGACATTCCTGTTATAGGTCAAGATGAAATTGCTGAGCTTACCCAAAGTTTTAATTACATGAAAAACCGGCTTCATAAAATTGAGGCTATGCGCAAAGATTTAATTGCTAATGTTTCTCACGAACTTCGGACTCCTCTAACCTCCATTAAGGGATTTATTCAGGCAATTTTGGATGGGGTAGTTGAACCTAAAGAACATCCTAAATACTTAACCATTGTCTTTCAAGAAACAACTAGGCTCCACAGATTAGTCGACGATCTACTGCACTTAGCTCGGCTACAGACAGGAAATATAAAAATAGAAAAAAAGCAAACTCCTTTACAACAATTAATTGAGCAAGTAATAGAACAAACCCATTTTAGAGCCCAGGAAAAAAACATTGTTTTCCAAACCTTTTTTTCAACTGAAAATCTAACCCTAAATGCAGACCGAGATAAACTGCAGCAAATTTTACTTAACTTGGTAGATAATACACTTAAGTACTCTCTGCCCAATACTCCCATCCGGATTGAAGTACTGGATGAAAAAAAGTGGGTTCAAATTAAAGTGCAAGATTTTGGACCTGGAATTTCCGCAGATGAACTGCCTTATATTTTTACTAAATTCCACCGTGCTAAGGATACTAGCCGGCAGAAGCCTGGCACTGGCCTTGGATTAGCAATTGCCAAAGAACTTGTGGAATTGCACGGGGGGAAAATATGGGTGGAAAGCACCGTCCATGTAGGTACAACCTTTTTCGTCC
This genomic window contains:
- a CDS encoding ATP-binding protein; amino-acid sequence: MFKHVFTKLLFTYTAIILGTVVLLAGSLSYFFNFYFFNQKQNTLLKAGQQVQKIVLDSKAQKITAGEMYRAINNLGYITDSRIYVLDSARLKNSDPTKAGSLAKDLQQILQGKTIIHQKHFVNDQQRYVVFVGMPIKLSQASTGIVLLFSPVEKLNLALHQIYTLIWGTACFSVLAGTLIILFISWRISRPIKNIQQSAVRLAEGFNTKDIPVIGQDEIAELTQSFNYMKNRLHKIEAMRKDLIANVSHELRTPLTSIKGFIQAILDGVVEPKEHPKYLTIVFQETTRLHRLVDDLLHLARLQTGNIKIEKKQTPLQQLIEQVIEQTHFRAQEKNIVFQTFFSTENLTLNADRDKLQQILLNLVDNTLKYSLPNTPIRIEVLDEKKWVQIKVQDFGPGISADELPYIFTKFHRAKDTSRQKPGTGLGLAIAKELVELHGGKIWVESTVHVGTTFFVRLPK
- a CDS encoding response regulator transcription factor; amino-acid sequence: MTTKIKILIIDDDPNICQLLNLYLQRENYTVFLAHDGSTGLKMLREIKPDLLLLDLMLPNISGWELCKLIREESNIPIIMLTAKDSSEDKVKGLDLGADDYVVKPFDPNEVLARVRARLRQNVNHSNNPAEQETILGDLVVNMYKYEVIFQGKKISLTPKEIQLLNYFIANQGIVVSREQILEKVWGYAYAGETRTVDMHVRNLREKFSGSNHWQIKTVYGVGYKLEVINV
- a CDS encoding stalk domain-containing protein produces the protein MPKVKWLAICLVLVIALGSLAGCSQAEQGYYSLLKEMNQQKVYGHSGELTLNLNQLPTELTEDPDLKLLVESLQKNTLSYEGQVDLPNKTFDYNFYLTDKNSGKKTKILGLMYQNDAFYIRIKETVEFLKTFKDPELTKELNWALGNAEYLKLSNQDLAQASDLPDQLPQNLFELSSLQQSSAEKFFDGLMTQVYQNYETNLITQDGTKKYTLKLDTAGTVKFLDSIVSYSIDNIDLIGTYLESYVSNLTSAELAALGLNPEEKQDYLDQIKSFVADVKANGADYKKDFAATLESAEFKDAANSLKGTSFTSNLEKKADDSIQSNLTAVLKFADPERDEAFGLTMESKNNVKAIQSVSVQAPKKNVLTLQNLIKRTTKTMHIYLKNGVYTFSTGGTTTANKMSCKVIDGSTYLPMRQIAETFGEEVGWDQRQNKAFIIRYGEEVPVTGKIFNGRTFVKIREFEKVDYRISWEKKTNKATIIKPSDFQL